From Pseudomonas sp. B21-028, one genomic window encodes:
- a CDS encoding LysR family transcriptional regulator: MTLTQLEIFSLVAELRGFTAAATRLGISQSAVSHAIKALEQELGVELLRRHQSVVELSDIGQQLLLRARAMLGLANTLRQEAADARGMRRGTLRIGSFGPTSSMKLLPTILQRYRALHPGIEVHIDEGPDRQVIQWLDERRIDVGFVVLPEDRFDTFALTEDQMVALLPTAHPLAARTSLSLSDLCGDPFVLTEAGSAELVTRLFNAARLTPNVRYRCSQLLSTLNTVSRGEALTVVSEGSLPEGDHQGFVIRPLSPPVPRRIGLAVLDSRQVSPATRAFIELASSIE, translated from the coding sequence ATGACCCTCACCCAACTCGAAATCTTCTCCCTGGTCGCCGAGCTGCGTGGCTTTACCGCCGCGGCGACACGGTTGGGCATCAGCCAGTCGGCGGTGTCCCACGCCATCAAGGCGCTGGAACAGGAACTGGGGGTCGAACTGCTCAGGCGTCACCAGTCCGTAGTGGAACTCAGCGACATCGGCCAGCAACTGCTCCTGCGCGCCCGCGCCATGCTTGGACTGGCCAATACCCTGCGCCAGGAAGCCGCCGACGCCCGCGGCATGCGCCGTGGCACTTTGCGCATCGGCTCGTTCGGCCCGACCTCATCGATGAAGCTGTTGCCCACCATTCTGCAACGCTATCGGGCCTTGCATCCGGGTATTGAAGTGCACATCGACGAAGGGCCGGACCGGCAAGTCATCCAATGGCTGGATGAACGACGGATCGATGTCGGCTTCGTGGTGCTGCCCGAGGACCGTTTCGATACGTTCGCCCTTACGGAAGACCAGATGGTGGCCCTCCTTCCCACTGCCCATCCCCTGGCCGCTCGAACCAGCCTGAGCCTCAGCGACCTGTGCGGCGATCCCTTCGTGCTCACCGAAGCCGGATCGGCGGAGTTGGTCACGCGCCTGTTCAATGCCGCCCGGCTCACACCGAATGTGCGCTATCGCTGTTCACAACTGCTCAGCACATTGAACACCGTCAGCCGGGGTGAGGCCCTGACCGTGGTCTCCGAGGGCTCGCTGCCGGAGGGGGATCATCAGGGCTTCGTCATCCGGCCCTTGTCGCCCCCGGTTCCGCGCCGGATCGGCCTGGCGGTGCTGGACAGTCGCCAGGTTTCGCCCGCCACTCGGGCATTTATCGAGTTGGCCTCGTCTATCGAATGA
- the gloA gene encoding lactoylglutathione lyase, translating into MSLHELDTFPGVTAQPDAATANFVFNHTMLRVKDITKSLDFYTRVLGFSLVEKRDFPEAEFSLYFLALVDKRQIPADAAARTEWMKSIPGILELTHNHGTESDPAFAYHNGNTDPRGFGHICISVPDVVAACERFEALGCDFQKRLSDGRMKSLAFIKDPDGYWVEIIQPAPL; encoded by the coding sequence ATGAGCCTGCACGAACTCGACACTTTCCCGGGCGTCACCGCCCAACCCGATGCCGCCACGGCCAACTTCGTCTTCAATCACACCATGCTGCGGGTCAAGGACATTACCAAGTCCCTGGATTTCTATACCCGTGTCCTGGGCTTCTCGCTGGTGGAAAAACGCGACTTCCCCGAAGCCGAGTTCAGCCTGTATTTCCTCGCGCTGGTGGACAAGCGCCAGATCCCGGCGGACGCTGCGGCGCGCACCGAGTGGATGAAATCGATCCCCGGCATCCTTGAACTGACTCACAACCATGGCACCGAAAGCGACCCGGCATTCGCTTACCACAACGGCAACACCGATCCACGCGGGTTCGGTCACATCTGCATCTCGGTACCGGATGTAGTCGCCGCCTGCGAACGCTTCGAAGCGTTGGGCTGTGATTTCCAGAAGCGCCTGAGCGACGGCCGCATGAAAAGCCTGGCGTTCATCAAGGACCCGGATGGCTACTGGGTCGAGATTATCCAGCCTGCGCCGCTCTGA
- the ahpC gene encoding alkyl hydroperoxide reductase subunit C — protein MPVINSQVKPFKATAFKNGAFVEVSDADLKGKWSVVFFYPADFTFVCPTELEDLADNYAEFQKLGVEIYSVSTDTHFAHAAWHNTSPAIGKIQYTMIGDPTLTISRNFDVLIEEAGLADRGTFVINPEGQIKIVEINDGGVGRDASELLRKIKAAQYVAAHPGEVCPAKWKEGEATLAPSLDLVGKI, from the coding sequence ATGCCTGTCATCAACAGCCAAGTTAAACCGTTCAAAGCTACCGCATTCAAAAACGGCGCTTTCGTCGAAGTGTCGGACGCCGACCTGAAAGGCAAGTGGTCTGTCGTGTTCTTCTACCCGGCTGACTTCACCTTCGTCTGCCCAACCGAGCTGGAAGACCTGGCCGACAACTACGCCGAATTCCAGAAGCTGGGCGTCGAGATCTACAGCGTGTCGACCGACACTCACTTCGCCCACGCGGCCTGGCACAACACCTCGCCAGCCATCGGCAAGATCCAGTACACCATGATCGGCGACCCGACCCTGACCATCTCCCGCAACTTCGACGTGCTGATCGAAGAAGCCGGCCTGGCTGACCGCGGTACTTTCGTGATCAACCCTGAAGGTCAGATCAAGATCGTCGAAATCAACGACGGCGGTGTAGGCCGTGACGCTTCCGAGCTGCTGCGCAAGATCAAGGCCGCTCAGTACGTCGCCGCTCACCCTGGCGAAGTCTGCCCAGCCAAGTGGAAAGAAGGCGAGGCCACCCTGGCTCCGTCCCTGGACCTGGTTGGCAAGATCTAA
- a CDS encoding DMT family transporter produces MKNLEHTLSTPSDLPVYLKLSMVTMIWGGTFVAGRILSDALAPLLAASLRFLLASGALLLFLGLVRIPLARPTVKQGLQLAVLGFFGILFYNLCFFYGLHYINASRASLIVALNPAVIGLASWWLFKERLSRLKVGGIVLCIGGAGLVIVSRDPSLLEASAQGWIGDLLIFGCVLGWGIYSLFSRSLNESLGPLQTVTWSILLGTAMLWLACAAGGEVRFEALHGLDIRQWLSLLYLGVLGSALAYIAWYDGIRRIGATRSGVFIALNPLTAVLLGALLLDERLTALMCVGGGLILTGIFLCNRPLARAAGKAI; encoded by the coding sequence ATGAAAAACCTCGAACACACCCTTTCGACCCCCTCGGACCTGCCTGTCTACCTGAAGCTGTCCATGGTCACCATGATCTGGGGCGGTACCTTCGTGGCCGGCAGGATCCTGTCCGATGCCCTGGCGCCCTTGCTGGCGGCCAGCCTGCGTTTCCTGCTGGCCAGTGGGGCGCTGCTGCTGTTCCTCGGACTGGTGCGGATCCCGCTGGCCAGGCCCACCGTGAAACAGGGCCTGCAACTGGCGGTGCTGGGGTTCTTCGGCATCCTTTTCTACAACCTGTGTTTCTTCTATGGCTTGCACTACATCAATGCGTCGCGGGCCTCGCTGATCGTGGCCTTGAACCCGGCGGTGATCGGCCTGGCGTCCTGGTGGCTGTTCAAGGAGCGGCTGAGCCGGTTGAAAGTGGGTGGAATCGTGCTGTGCATCGGCGGCGCGGGGCTGGTCATCGTCAGTCGCGATCCTTCCTTGCTGGAGGCGTCCGCGCAGGGCTGGATCGGTGATCTGCTGATTTTCGGCTGCGTACTGGGGTGGGGCATTTATTCGCTGTTTTCCCGAAGCTTGAATGAAAGCCTCGGCCCATTGCAGACGGTAACCTGGTCGATCCTGCTGGGCACGGCGATGTTGTGGCTGGCCTGTGCGGCCGGGGGCGAGGTTCGCTTCGAAGCCCTGCACGGGCTGGACATCAGGCAATGGCTGAGCTTGCTTTACCTTGGTGTATTGGGCTCAGCCCTGGCCTACATCGCCTGGTACGACGGCATCCGCCGGATCGGCGCAACCCGTTCCGGGGTATTCATCGCGCTCAACCCGCTGACGGCGGTGCTGCTGGGGGCGCTGCTATTGGACGAACGGCTCACGGCCTTGATGTGCGTGGGCGGCGGGTTGATCCTGACGGGCATCTTCCTGTGCAACAGACCCCTTGCGCGGGCGGCGGGAAAGGCGATTTGA
- the galU gene encoding UTP--glucose-1-phosphate uridylyltransferase GalU yields the protein MIKKCLFPAAGYGTRFLPATKAMPKEMLPVVNKPLIQYGVEEALDAGLTEISIVTGRGKRALEDHFDISYELENQIKGTDKEKYLVGIRKLLDECSFSYTRQTEMKGLGHAILTGRPLIGDEPFAVVLADDLCVNLEGDGVLTQMVKLYKQFRCSIVAIQEVDPQETNKYGVIAGEMIRDDIYRVHSMVEKPKPEDAPSNLAIIGRYILTPDIFDLIEQTEPGKGGEIQITDALMKQAQNGCVMAYKFKGKRFDCGGAEGYIDATNFCFENFYKTGKAY from the coding sequence ATGATCAAGAAATGCTTGTTCCCAGCAGCCGGTTACGGTACTCGCTTCCTGCCAGCGACTAAGGCCATGCCCAAAGAAATGCTGCCGGTGGTGAACAAGCCACTGATCCAGTACGGTGTCGAAGAAGCCCTCGATGCGGGCCTGACGGAAATCTCCATCGTGACCGGCCGTGGCAAGCGCGCGCTGGAAGACCATTTCGACATCAGCTACGAGCTGGAAAACCAGATCAAGGGCACCGACAAGGAAAAATACCTGGTCGGTATCCGCAAACTGCTGGATGAGTGTTCGTTCTCCTACACCCGCCAGACCGAAATGAAAGGCCTGGGCCACGCGATCCTGACCGGCCGCCCATTGATCGGCGACGAACCCTTCGCCGTGGTGCTGGCGGACGACCTGTGCGTCAACCTGGAAGGCGACGGCGTGCTGACCCAGATGGTCAAGCTGTACAAGCAGTTCCGCTGCTCCATCGTGGCGATCCAGGAAGTCGATCCGCAGGAAACCAACAAGTACGGCGTGATCGCCGGCGAAATGATCCGCGACGACATCTATCGCGTGCACAGCATGGTTGAAAAACCAAAGCCTGAAGACGCTCCGTCGAATCTGGCAATCATCGGCCGCTACATCCTGACGCCGGACATCTTCGACTTGATCGAACAGACCGAACCAGGCAAGGGTGGTGAAATCCAGATCACCGACGCTTTGATGAAACAGGCCCAGAACGGCTGCGTCATGGCCTACAAGTTCAAGGGCAAGCGTTTCGACTGCGGTGGTGCCGAAGGCTACATCGACGCGACCAACTTCTGCTTCGAGAACTTCTACAAGACCGGCAAGGCTTACTGA
- the gorA gene encoding glutathione-disulfide reductase, with amino-acid sequence MAYDFDLYVIGAGSGGVRAARFAAGFGARVAVAESRYLGGTCVNVGCVPKKLLVYGAHYAEDFEQASAYGWSAGEASFDWATLIANKDREINRLNGIYRNLLVNSGVALHEGHAKITGPHEVEINGQRHTAGHILVATGGWPVIPQIPGREHAISSNEAFFLKELPKRVLVVGGGYIAVEFAGIFHGMGAQTSLLYRGELFLRGFDGAVRKHLAEELTRRGLDLQFNADIQRIDKQADGSLEVTLKDGRTLLTDCVFYATGRRPMLDNLGLENTAVALDEKGFVKVNEKYETTEPSILAIGDVIGRVQLTPVALAEGMAVARRLFKPEQYRLVDYRMIPTAVFSLPNIGTVGLTEEQAREEGHEVQIFESRFRPMKLSLTDCQERTLMKLVVDARTDKVLGCHMVGPDAGEIVQGLAIALKAGASKRDFDETIGVHPTAAEEFVTMRTPAA; translated from the coding sequence ATGGCCTACGATTTTGACCTGTATGTGATTGGCGCCGGTTCCGGTGGTGTGCGGGCTGCGCGGTTTGCCGCCGGTTTTGGCGCCAGGGTGGCGGTGGCGGAAAGCCGTTATCTGGGCGGTACCTGCGTAAACGTCGGTTGCGTGCCGAAGAAGCTGCTGGTCTACGGCGCCCATTATGCCGAAGACTTCGAGCAGGCTTCGGCCTATGGCTGGTCGGCGGGGGAGGCGAGTTTTGACTGGGCCACGCTGATTGCCAACAAGGACCGGGAGATCAACCGTCTCAACGGCATCTATCGCAACCTGCTGGTCAACAGCGGCGTGGCGTTGCATGAGGGCCATGCGAAGATTACCGGTCCCCATGAGGTCGAGATCAACGGCCAGCGCCATACCGCCGGACACATCCTGGTCGCCACCGGTGGTTGGCCGGTGATCCCGCAGATTCCGGGGCGCGAGCATGCCATCAGTTCCAATGAAGCTTTCTTCCTCAAGGAACTGCCCAAGCGCGTGCTGGTGGTAGGAGGTGGCTACATCGCGGTGGAGTTCGCCGGGATTTTCCACGGCATGGGCGCGCAGACGTCCTTGCTGTATCGCGGCGAGCTGTTCCTGCGCGGCTTTGACGGTGCCGTGCGCAAGCATCTGGCCGAAGAGCTGACGCGCCGGGGCCTGGACCTGCAGTTCAATGCCGATATCCAGCGCATCGACAAGCAGGCCGATGGCAGCCTGGAAGTGACCCTCAAGGACGGCCGTACGCTGTTGACCGATTGCGTCTTCTACGCCACCGGCCGGCGGCCAATGCTCGATAACCTCGGCCTGGAGAACACCGCTGTCGCGCTGGATGAGAAAGGCTTTGTAAAGGTCAATGAAAAATACGAGACCACCGAGCCGTCGATCCTTGCCATTGGCGACGTGATCGGGCGCGTACAGTTGACACCCGTTGCCCTGGCCGAAGGCATGGCGGTGGCGCGGCGTTTGTTCAAGCCTGAGCAGTACCGGCTGGTGGACTACCGGATGATTCCCACTGCGGTGTTCAGCCTGCCGAACATCGGCACGGTCGGCCTGACCGAGGAACAGGCCAGGGAAGAGGGGCATGAGGTGCAGATTTTCGAAAGCCGTTTCCGGCCGATGAAGCTGAGCCTGACCGACTGCCAGGAGCGCACGCTGATGAAACTGGTGGTGGATGCCCGGACCGACAAGGTCCTGGGTTGCCATATGGTTGGCCCGGACGCCGGGGAAATCGTCCAGGGCCTGGCCATCGCCCTCAAGGCCGGCGCCAGCAAGCGCGACTTTGACGAAACCATTGGCGTGCATCCTACCGCCGCCGAAGAGTTCGTCACCATGCGTACACCCGCGGCCTGA
- a CDS encoding DUF4946 domain-containing protein — MIRPFLSLFVLFFAMAASAGVQAAEPQVTWPQGWFIEPLPSDASAAPAVPGTSRQRATKNDPAGNAVMVMELTATPIEPDHQVNLQGVLLEMRKSIQKDFFQGGYQSVCNKIHASQLGGVSALETTCTITQNGRHVLSQTLVAALNEGRAYVLSYAGQAQVFVESQDEIQAVRNSLKL, encoded by the coding sequence ATGATTCGACCGTTCCTTTCGTTGTTCGTCCTGTTTTTTGCCATGGCCGCGAGCGCCGGCGTCCAGGCCGCCGAACCACAGGTCACCTGGCCCCAGGGTTGGTTCATCGAGCCGCTGCCTTCCGATGCGTCTGCCGCGCCGGCGGTGCCGGGAACCTCTCGACAACGGGCGACCAAGAATGACCCGGCAGGTAATGCCGTCATGGTCATGGAACTGACCGCAACGCCTATCGAGCCCGATCATCAAGTCAACTTGCAAGGCGTGCTCCTGGAAATGCGCAAGTCAATCCAGAAGGATTTTTTCCAGGGTGGTTATCAAAGTGTATGCAATAAGATTCATGCTTCCCAATTGGGCGGGGTAAGCGCCCTGGAAACTACTTGTACGATCACGCAGAACGGCCGACATGTGTTGTCTCAGACACTGGTGGCAGCACTTAATGAAGGCCGGGCTTATGTTCTGTCCTATGCGGGACAGGCGCAGGTGTTTGTTGAAAGCCAGGATGAAATACAGGCAGTACGAAATAGTCTGAAACTATAA
- a CDS encoding histone-like nucleoid-structuring protein, MvaT/MvaU family: MSRLVEFRKAEKALQDQLKQLELLKNDAGLKKEIEFEEKLQGLMKTYGKGLRDIIAILDPNPSKAGSSSAKAPKTRRARVVKVYQNPHTGELIETKGGNHRGLKAWKEQYGASTVDSWVRT; this comes from the coding sequence TTGTCCAGACTCGTTGAATTTCGTAAAGCCGAAAAGGCCCTTCAGGATCAGCTCAAACAGTTGGAATTGCTGAAGAATGATGCCGGGCTCAAGAAAGAAATCGAATTCGAAGAAAAGCTCCAGGGACTGATGAAGACCTACGGCAAGGGCCTGCGCGATATCATCGCAATTCTTGACCCGAACCCGTCAAAAGCGGGCTCTTCATCGGCCAAGGCGCCTAAAACCCGCCGTGCGCGGGTGGTCAAGGTCTATCAGAACCCGCACACCGGCGAACTGATCGAAACCAAGGGCGGTAATCACCGCGGCCTGAAAGCCTGGAAAGAACAATACGGCGCGAGCACCGTCGACTCCTGGGTACGTACCTGA
- the ahpF gene encoding alkyl hydroperoxide reductase subunit F, with amino-acid sequence MLDANLKAQLKSYLERVTQPIEIVASLDDGAKSQEMLALLKDIASLSTQIILLDNGTDARKPSFSLNRPGADISLRFAGIPMGHEFTSLVLALLQVGGHPSKASVEVIEQIRALEGEFNFETYFSLSCQNCPDVVQALNLMAVLNPNIRHVAIDGALFQAEVDERQIMAVPSIYLNGQNFGQGRMGLEEILAKIDTSGSERQAEKISAKDAFDVLVVGGGPAGASAAIYAARKGIRTGVAAERFGGQVLDTMAIENFISVQETEGPKLAVALEEHVKQYDVDIMNLQRADALVPGTDGALHEVRFASGARLNARTVILATGARWREMNVPGEQQYRNKGVAYCPHCDGPLFKGKRVAVIGGGNSGVEAAIDLAGIVAHVTLLEFDVQLRADAVLQRKLHSLPNVTVITNAQTTEVTGDGQKVNGLRYKDRPSGEVRDVTLEGIFVQIGLLPNTDWLKGIVELSPRGEIIVDARGETSIPGVFAAGDVTTVPYKQIVIAVGEGAKASLSAFDHLIRTSAPA; translated from the coding sequence ATGTTGGACGCCAATCTTAAAGCTCAGTTGAAGTCATATCTGGAACGGGTCACCCAACCGATCGAGATCGTTGCATCCCTCGACGACGGTGCGAAATCCCAGGAAATGCTGGCGCTGCTCAAAGACATTGCCAGTCTCTCTACCCAGATCATCTTGCTCGACAACGGCACCGATGCGCGCAAGCCGTCGTTCTCGTTGAACCGCCCGGGAGCCGATATCAGCCTGCGTTTCGCCGGTATTCCCATGGGCCACGAATTCACTTCGTTGGTGCTGGCCTTGCTGCAAGTCGGCGGTCACCCTTCGAAGGCCAGTGTCGAAGTCATTGAACAGATCCGCGCCCTTGAAGGCGAGTTCAACTTCGAGACCTATTTCTCGCTGTCGTGCCAGAACTGCCCGGACGTGGTCCAGGCGCTGAACCTGATGGCGGTGCTGAACCCGAACATCCGCCACGTCGCCATCGACGGCGCGCTGTTTCAGGCCGAGGTCGATGAGCGTCAGATCATGGCCGTGCCGAGTATCTACCTGAACGGTCAGAACTTTGGTCAGGGCCGCATGGGCCTGGAAGAGATTCTCGCCAAGATCGACACCAGCGGCAGCGAACGCCAGGCCGAGAAAATCAGCGCCAAGGACGCCTTCGATGTGCTGGTGGTCGGTGGTGGCCCGGCCGGTGCGTCGGCGGCGATCTACGCGGCCCGTAAAGGCATCCGCACCGGTGTGGCGGCCGAACGTTTCGGCGGCCAGGTGCTCGATACCATGGCCATCGAGAACTTCATCTCGGTCCAGGAAACCGAAGGGCCGAAACTGGCCGTCGCCCTGGAAGAGCACGTGAAGCAGTACGACGTGGACATCATGAACCTGCAACGCGCCGATGCGCTGGTGCCTGGCACGGACGGCGCACTGCACGAAGTCCGGTTCGCCAGCGGCGCGCGCCTCAACGCCAGGACCGTGATCCTGGCGACCGGCGCCCGCTGGCGTGAAATGAACGTGCCGGGCGAGCAGCAATACCGCAACAAGGGCGTGGCGTACTGCCCGCACTGTGACGGTCCGCTGTTCAAGGGCAAGCGCGTGGCGGTGATCGGCGGGGGCAACTCCGGTGTCGAAGCGGCCATCGACCTGGCCGGCATCGTCGCCCATGTCACTTTGCTGGAGTTCGATGTGCAATTGCGCGCCGATGCGGTGTTGCAGCGCAAACTGCACAGCTTGCCGAACGTGACGGTGATCACCAACGCGCAGACCACCGAAGTGACGGGCGACGGTCAGAAGGTCAATGGCCTGCGCTACAAGGATCGTCCAAGTGGTGAAGTGCGCGACGTGACGCTGGAGGGGATCTTCGTGCAGATCGGCCTGTTGCCCAACACCGATTGGCTCAAGGGCATCGTCGAGCTGTCACCCCGTGGCGAGATCATCGTCGACGCCCGGGGGGAAACCTCTATCCCCGGCGTGTTCGCCGCCGGTGATGTGACCACTGTGCCATACAAGCAGATCGTGATCGCCGTAGGCGAGGGGGCCAAGGCCTCGTTGAGCGCCTTCGACCATCTGATCCGTACTTCCGCGCCGGCATAA